The following is a genomic window from Effusibacillus pohliae DSM 22757.
ATTTCAATCTGGTGTATTTCGTCGGTGGAGAACGCCTCTGCGGCCAACCCGCCAAAGGAATCGATCTCAATCATCTGCACCGCGATCTGACTGTCCATAAAGCGAAACACTTCATTCGTGCGCAGCATCAGGTTCAAGATCGAATGGACGGCTGACCGGGTCGGAAGCACCCGAAATACCGGCACTCCCATCCGCTGCAACGCAAGATGGGCCGATCGCAAAAATGTCACCGCCGCTTTTGTCTGGCCGGCTTTCCATAGATCATAATGGTACTTGGCCAACACGTCCGCCTGAATTTCTCCCGGGTAATGTTTCAAAAATACCGGTTTTGTATTGATCTCCACTTCATCAAAAATCCGATTCAGTTCTGATGGATGAAACGTATCAAAACTCAGTTCGTCAATTTTGATTTTATGTTCATATGTGATATGCAGCAACGTTCGATACAGGCCTGAGCCGGTATGCGGCACGTAGAACATGGGACGGGCAATGCCTCCCCATTCTTTTGCGATCGAATAGGGAACCTGCCCGGAGAACAGCCACATGTCAACGTCATGGATATGGGGTTTCAGTCTTTCGATGACCTCTTCCTCTTTCCAGTAGACAATCGGCAGGCAATCGAACTCTACATGCTCGCTGACTACAGTTTGAATGATTTCAATCGAGTCGTCGGCGCCGAACAAACCCAGTCGAATTTTCATGCATGACACCTCTCTCTGTTCGCATTTAGTATAAAGGATTTCCAACAAACCGGTAAACTCGAGGCAGACAACGGAGACATGGATAGGGCTGTTGACAACGAGCAGGGCTGTCCCAAAGGTTTGGGACAGCCCCATGTGCCGCCGCTCTTTGCTTCGCGCGGAAGACCCAGCAACAGTCCGCACGCAAAGTTCGATGCTACAATTCAACCATATCGTTGGCACCGGTCGCTTTCCGGAAACCGGATTTCCATTTTCCATAAAAATAGAGAGTATACCCGAGAGCCATTACCATCGGAATCCCATGCAGCAGCCCCACCACGACAATCGGTTCAAATTTGTCAAACAACAGCGAGGAGATCACCATGCCCACCCCGAAACCGATTGTCAGCAGAGCGGTGGATACGCCAATTACGCGTCCACGTTTTTCATCCGTAACCATCTGCAACCGGGAATTGAAACAAATGCTTGAAACGCCATCGGAAATTCCGGCCAGGCAGGCAAACAGTAAAATCAGATAATAGGAAAAAACATCCACAAACACCAATATAAAGAAGAGGGACATCAAAAACGTCGAAATTCCGAACAGAAATTCGTTCTGCGCTTCACTTTTGGGTTTGAACCATTTGGCCATTCCCCGGGAGGCGATCAAATAACCGATTGCCCAACAGGTCCAGATCAAGCCCATATACAACGAAGGATGATCCGGATCAAGCCGGGTGGAATAGACAGGAATGCCGACATTATGGGATCCGGAACCGAATGTATCCATCATGCGGATGAACATCACAGCCAGCAATACCGGCAGCGCGCGAAGAAATAGGTAAGTGGTTCCCACTTCTTTGAATAACGATGCTTTTGCGTGCGCCGCATGGCGGTTTTCGCTGGTTCGGATAGGCAGCCACAACAGGTTGGCTGCCGACACGAGATAGCTGATGGCATCAACCGCAAATATCGTTTGATAACTGAAAAAACTAAGCATGATGCCAGCAGTCAGCGTTCCGATCAAAAGGGAAACCGATTGGAGAGAGTTGATCAGCGCGTTGGCTTTGATCAACGATTCATCTTTCGCGATTACAGGTATGCTCGATTGCAGAGCAACGTTAAACATGCTCCCGAATACGCCGGTCACGGCAGCGACCATGTACAGCAGTGGAAGCTGCCAATCGGCAGGACTGAGGACAAGAGCGAGCAACGCGATGCTTCGTACCACATCCGAGAGAATCATTAAAGATTTGCGGTTCATTCGATCGGCCAGGACACCGGAATAAAAGCCCGCCAAAAAACCGCCCAGCAGGCGAACGGCCATAAAGATCCCCATCTGAAAAGCGCTTCCGGTCAATATGTATACATACAAATTGAGTGCCACCATGTCGAGAGAGCTGCCGATGTCGGAGATGGTCTTGCCTGCAACCAATAGATGAAAATGGTTCAATTTCCCTATGCAGAACGACTGTTTTTCCTCTGTCAATTGCTTGTTACCTCCTTATTGTTATCAAACTATTCAATTTTTATTATATTTTCTTAATCATGATTATAGTTTGTTTTTCCAGGAAAGTCAAGTTCTCGTCAAAGCACTTGATAGATAATAACTTTATCTGTTTTTATAAATAGATACAAATCTATTCGTTTGAACCTTTTTGTACCTAACACCCGGCAGATCAAGGTCTGATGCTTCAGTTAAACAATTCATGTATCAGCCGGAGGTATGCAGGCAAAAATAAAAGGAGCTGCCCGCCGCTTTGGACAGCCCCATGGTGCATCGCCTCGTTACGCTAAAACTTCACTTTTTCCGCCAAATACTCCTTCAGCTCGCGGATCGGCATGCGGACCTGTTCCATCGAATCGCGTTCGCGGACAGTGACCTGGCCGTCTGTTTGCGAGTCAAAGTCGTAAGTGATGCAGAACGGGGTGCCGATCTCGTCCTGCCGGCGGTAGCGTTTGCCGATCGAGCCCGTTTCATCAAAATCGCAGTTGAACTCGGCCGACAGCACTTCATAAATCTTGTACGCTTCCTCTGAAAGCTTCTTCGACAGCGGCAAAATGGCCGCTTTCACCGGAGCGAGCGCCGGATGGAAGCGGAGCACCGTCCGCTTGTCGCCTTCGCCGAGCTCTTCCTCATCGTACGCGTCGATCAGGAACGCCAGTGTCACGCGGTCCGCCCCCAAGGAAGGTTCGATACAATAGGGAATAAATTTCTCGTTGGTTTCCGGATCGAGATAGTGAAAATCCTCGCCAGAATGCTCCATGTGACGCCGCAGATCAAAGTCGGTCCGGTCGGCGATCCCCCACAGCTCACCCCATCCGAACGGGAACTTGTATTCGATGTCGGTCGTCGCGTTGCTGTAGTGCGACAATTCCTCCGGCGAATGGTCGCGCAGGCGCAGATTTTTCTCCGTCATGCCGAGGCCGAGCAACCACTTGTAGCAAAACTCACGCCAGTATTCGAACCATTTCAGGTCATCGCCCGGCTTGCAGAAAAATTCCAGCTCCATCTGCTCGAATTCGCGGGTGCGGAACGTAAAGTTGCCGGGCGTAATCTCGTTGCGGAAGCTCTTGCCGATCTGCCCGATGCCGAACGGCAGCTTTTTGCGCATCGTCCGCTGCACGTTTTTGAAGTTGACAAAAATGCCCTGCGCCGTCTCCGGCCGCAAATAGATTTGATTGGCGGACGTCTCGGTCACGCCCTGGAACGTTTTGAACATCAGGTTAAACTGGCGGATGTCGGTAAAATCCTTCGCGCCGCAGTCCGGGCAGGCGATGTCATGCTCCTTGATCAACCGCTGCATCTCTTCGAACGACAGTCCGTCCACCACCATCTCAATGCCTTTTTCGGCCAGCGCATTTTCGATCAGTTTATCCGCCCGGTGGCGGGCTTTGCAGTTTCTGCAGTCGATCATCGGATCATTAAAGTTGCCGACGTGACCGGATGCCACCCAGGTTTGCGGGTTCATCAGAATCGCCGAATCAAGCCCCACATTGTAGGGACACTCCTGGATGAACTTTTTCCACCAGGCCTTTTTCACATTGTTTTTCAACTCAACGCCCAGCGGTCCGTAATCCCACGTGTTGGCCAGCCCCCCGTAAATCTCCGAACCGGGAAAAATAAACCCCCGATGCTTCGCCAACGCAACGATTTGATCCATCGTCACTTTCTGTTCGCTCATTGCTTCACACCCCTCCTGCAAAAGATACCCGGCCGCTTCCGTGCGGGCAAAAAAATCACTCCCGCCCCCCGCATCCGAGATGCAGGGACGAGAGCGATCTCCCGCGGTTCCACCCTACTTGGCGCTCCATTCGCGCCCGCCTTCATTCCCATTCGGCTCCGGACCGCCGTTCATAAACCGTCCATACCAGGCTCCCACCATCCCCGGCTCGCTGTCATGGCAATCGTTTACTACTCCTGTCCTTCACAGCCGACATATGTAACTGTTGGCATGAATCATACCAAACGAAACGAGCAAAGTCAATGGTGCAGCCCGTATTTGTTGAGTTGATCGAGGAATTGCCGGGACTTTAGAGAAATGCCGCCCTGTTCCTCGAGATATTGCCGGTGGATTTTATCCAATTGCAGTTTTACGTCTTCCCCCACCTTCACCTGGCCCAGCCGCGCAATATCGACGATCTGGAACAACCGGAGCAATTTGTGTGTCGCCGGTTTCATCCAGATCGCAATGGGATCCGCCTCGTGACATGGTTGACAGAGCGGTCCGGCCAGCCGAATCGAGAAGCGAACGGCTACATCCAACCGGTTTCCGCAATGGGCGCATTCCGTCAAGTTGGGTTGAATGCCCGCGGCAAACCACATTTTGCTTTCAAAAATCCGCAACAGAATGTCCGGATCTTTGCCCGCCACCAGGTGACGAAACATGTGCAGCAAAAGCGGAAACGAGCCCGGGATCGGCTCGCGCTCGACGAAAATCAGATCCGCCAACTCGGCCATGCAGACGGCATAGGCAGACAGATACAAGTCTTCGCGGATCGCTCGAAACGAATCGAGCACCTCCGCCTGCGATGCGGAAAACATGCCGGAATTTCCGCCATACACCAGCCATTGTCCATGCACAAACGGCTGGCAAACGGAAAAGAACCGCGATTGCGGTTTGTTGGCTCCTTTTGCCAGAACAGCGATTTTGCCGTATTTCGCTGTCAGCAGCGTGACGATTTTGTTGGTTTCCCCGTAGTCGATCGCCCGAAGCACAATGCCTTCCGTCTTTTCCAACCCGTACGCCTCATTTCTTTCCCATCTGTCTTCGAAAAGTTGTATTCGGGATTCCACGGGGAAAATCCTTTATTCTCCGTCTATTCTTCGTCGGCCGGATCCTCTTCACTGGATGTCGCTGAGACTTCGTTGTGACTGCCTACAGTTTCGCATGCCTTGTACAGCAGATACGCGTCGATCTCACCGGTTGCACAGAAATAGCGCCACGAAAAGTCTCGCACGTCGCTCATCCTTTCTGGGGCGGGTTTTGCGAGGTCGTTCGTAACGTTAGAGTCTACGGAACCGGCAGGGTCTATGCAAAGGAAATCTTCCCAGAAAAGGAACCCCGCTGCTACTCAT
Proteins encoded in this region:
- a CDS encoding glycine--tRNA ligase is translated as MSEQKVTMDQIVALAKHRGFIFPGSEIYGGLANTWDYGPLGVELKNNVKKAWWKKFIQECPYNVGLDSAILMNPQTWVASGHVGNFNDPMIDCRNCKARHRADKLIENALAEKGIEMVVDGLSFEEMQRLIKEHDIACPDCGAKDFTDIRQFNLMFKTFQGVTETSANQIYLRPETAQGIFVNFKNVQRTMRKKLPFGIGQIGKSFRNEITPGNFTFRTREFEQMELEFFCKPGDDLKWFEYWREFCYKWLLGLGMTEKNLRLRDHSPEELSHYSNATTDIEYKFPFGWGELWGIADRTDFDLRRHMEHSGEDFHYLDPETNEKFIPYCIEPSLGADRVTLAFLIDAYDEEELGEGDKRTVLRFHPALAPVKAAILPLSKKLSEEAYKIYEVLSAEFNCDFDETGSIGKRYRRQDEIGTPFCITYDFDSQTDGQVTVRERDSMEQVRMPIRELKEYLAEKVKF
- a CDS encoding MFS transporter, coding for MTEEKQSFCIGKLNHFHLLVAGKTISDIGSSLDMVALNLYVYILTGSAFQMGIFMAVRLLGGFLAGFYSGVLADRMNRKSLMILSDVVRSIALLALVLSPADWQLPLLYMVAAVTGVFGSMFNVALQSSIPVIAKDESLIKANALINSLQSVSLLIGTLTAGIMLSFFSYQTIFAVDAISYLVSAANLLWLPIRTSENRHAAHAKASLFKEVGTTYLFLRALPVLLAVMFIRMMDTFGSGSHNVGIPVYSTRLDPDHPSLYMGLIWTCWAIGYLIASRGMAKWFKPKSEAQNEFLFGISTFLMSLFFILVFVDVFSYYLILLFACLAGISDGVSSICFNSRLQMVTDEKRGRVIGVSTALLTIGFGVGMVISSLLFDKFEPIVVVGLLHGIPMVMALGYTLYFYGKWKSGFRKATGANDMVEL
- the recO gene encoding DNA repair protein RecO, translating into MEKTEGIVLRAIDYGETNKIVTLLTAKYGKIAVLAKGANKPQSRFFSVCQPFVHGQWLVYGGNSGMFSASQAEVLDSFRAIREDLYLSAYAVCMAELADLIFVEREPIPGSFPLLLHMFRHLVAGKDPDILLRIFESKMWFAAGIQPNLTECAHCGNRLDVAVRFSIRLAGPLCQPCHEADPIAIWMKPATHKLLRLFQIVDIARLGQVKVGEDVKLQLDKIHRQYLEEQGGISLKSRQFLDQLNKYGLHH
- a CDS encoding helix-turn-helix domain-containing protein translates to MKIRLGLFGADDSIEIIQTVVSEHVEFDCLPIVYWKEEEVIERLKPHIHDVDMWLFSGQVPYSIAKEWGGIARPMFYVPHTGSGLYRTLLHITYEHKIKIDELSFDTFHPSELNRIFDEVEINTKPVFLKHYPGEIQADVLAKYHYDLWKAGQTKAAVTFLRSAHLALQRMGVPVFRVLPTRSAVHSILNLMLRTNEVFRFMDSQIAVQMIEIDSFGGLAAEAFSTDEIHQIEIKMTEKLLKYTKKVQGSLKAAGPGRYVIFTTRGLLRDITGNFTVAPELDDIYKINQEIVTCGIGIGQTAYEAEINAGKALLHAKQAGKGSWMVVFDDKMIAGPLGKQEQISYSYVSEKLQSISRQTSLSVATLSKLASIMKKMGKQEINAYELAQYMQILPRSARRILMELEAKGLAQVVGEENPHPRGRPRKLYRISLGQDT
- a CDS encoding YqzL family protein, with amino-acid sequence MRDFSWRYFCATGEIDAYLLYKACETVGSHNEVSATSSEEDPADEE